In Rahnella aquatilis CIP 78.65 = ATCC 33071, one DNA window encodes the following:
- the galM gene encoding galactose-1-epimerase → MLKPENTQLAPDGQPFEQVTLQNAAGATATFMDWGATWLSFTLPLADGTTRELLLGCQSPLEYMNQSAYLGATVGRYANRIARAQFNIDGKPHLVVANQGVHQLHGGPEGFHARRWTILEQTAQKLTFQLFSADGDQGYPGNMTAKVHYHLTDDNRLEIRYEATVDKLCPVNLTNHAYFNLDGEGTDVRQHKLQLFADRFLPVDSDGIPCADPTPVENTGMNFNAAKTLAKDFLADRDQQRVKGYDHAYLLNRTCNSGSNPAAHLWSADGKVKMTMFTSAPAVQLYSGNFLGGTPNRSGGAYASYSGVALESEFLPDSPNHVTWPQPSCWIKPGQTYKSSTTYQFFAL, encoded by the coding sequence ATGTTAAAACCTGAAAACACACAGCTGGCGCCCGATGGCCAGCCGTTTGAACAGGTGACGCTACAGAATGCGGCGGGTGCCACCGCCACATTCATGGACTGGGGCGCGACCTGGTTATCCTTCACCCTGCCGCTGGCAGATGGCACGACGCGTGAACTGCTGCTCGGCTGCCAGTCACCGCTGGAATACATGAACCAGAGCGCCTATCTGGGTGCCACCGTCGGACGTTACGCCAACCGTATCGCCCGCGCGCAGTTTAACATCGACGGCAAACCGCATCTGGTGGTCGCCAATCAGGGCGTGCATCAGCTTCATGGCGGGCCGGAAGGCTTCCATGCGCGTCGCTGGACGATTCTGGAGCAGACCGCACAGAAGCTGACGTTCCAGCTATTTTCTGCCGACGGCGATCAGGGTTATCCGGGCAATATGACCGCGAAAGTGCATTACCATCTGACTGATGATAACCGTCTGGAAATCCGTTACGAAGCCACCGTGGATAAGCTGTGCCCGGTCAATCTGACCAATCATGCCTATTTCAATCTCGACGGCGAAGGCACCGATGTGCGCCAGCACAAGCTGCAACTGTTTGCGGACCGTTTCCTGCCGGTCGACAGCGATGGCATTCCTTGTGCAGATCCGACCCCGGTTGAAAATACCGGTATGAATTTCAACGCGGCCAAAACGCTGGCGAAAGATTTCCTCGCTGACCGCGACCAGCAACGCGTGAAAGGCTATGACCATGCCTATCTGCTCAACCGCACCTGCAACAGCGGCAGCAATCCGGCGGCGCATTTGTGGTCTGCCGACGGCAAAGTCAAAATGACGATGTTTACGTCAGCGCCCGCCGTGCAGCTCTACAGCGGTAATTTCCTGGGCGGAACACCGAACCGCAGCGGCGGCGCATACGCCAGCTACAGTGGTGTGGCGCTGGAAAGCGAATTCCTGCCGGACAGCCCGAACCACGTCACCTGGCCGCAGCCGAGCTGCTGGATCAAACCCGGTCAGACCTACAAATCCTCGACAACGTATCAGTTCTTCGCGTTGTAA
- a CDS encoding PsiF family protein, translating to MRLPVVLSLLAALCAAGSALAADPVKVPSPAQTEQRQKMTDCNQQATTQSLKGDERKKFMSNCLKAEAKTDDKMNPQQMKMKTCNADAAKQNLKGDARKTFMSTCLKKAS from the coding sequence ATGCGTTTACCTGTTGTGCTATCCCTGCTGGCAGCGCTGTGCGCGGCGGGTTCCGCTCTGGCGGCTGACCCGGTGAAAGTCCCTTCTCCTGCTCAGACTGAGCAACGCCAAAAGATGACCGATTGTAATCAGCAGGCTACCACGCAGTCCCTGAAAGGGGATGAGCGTAAGAAATTCATGAGCAATTGTCTGAAAGCAGAGGCCAAAACTGACGATAAGATGAATCCTCAGCAGATGAAGATGAAAACCTGTAATGCCGATGCCGCGAAGCAAAATCTGAAAGGCGATGCGCGTAAAACCTTCATGAGTACCTGCCTGAAAAAAGCCAGCTGA
- the gpmA gene encoding 2,3-diphosphoglycerate-dependent phosphoglycerate mutase produces the protein MAVTKLVLVRHGESEWNKENRFTGWHDVELSEKGRTEAKAAGQLLKDEGFQFDFAYTSVLKRAIHTLWSVLDELNQPWLPVEKSWKLNERHYGALQGLDKAETAQKYGDEQVKQWRRGFAVTPPELDRADERFPGHDPRYAKLTEAELPTTESLALTIERVIPYWTDVIKPRIASGERVIIAAHGNSLRALVKYLDNLSEDEILELNIPTGVPLVYEFDENYKPIKRYYLGNADEIAAKAAAVANQGKAK, from the coding sequence ATGGCTGTAACCAAGCTGGTGCTGGTAAGACACGGTGAGAGTGAGTGGAACAAAGAAAACCGCTTTACCGGTTGGCATGATGTTGAACTGTCCGAGAAGGGCCGCACTGAAGCAAAAGCTGCGGGTCAGCTGTTGAAAGACGAAGGCTTCCAATTCGATTTTGCATACACCTCTGTGCTGAAACGTGCCATCCATACCCTGTGGAGCGTTTTGGACGAACTGAATCAGCCATGGCTGCCGGTTGAGAAATCCTGGAAACTGAACGAACGTCACTACGGTGCGTTGCAAGGTCTGGATAAAGCAGAAACTGCACAGAAATACGGTGACGAGCAAGTTAAACAATGGCGTCGTGGTTTTGCTGTAACACCTCCGGAGCTGGATCGCGCTGACGAACGTTTCCCTGGCCACGACCCGCGTTACGCTAAACTGACCGAGGCAGAACTGCCAACCACAGAAAGCCTGGCGCTGACCATCGAACGTGTTATTCCTTACTGGACTGACGTGATCAAACCACGCATCGCCAGCGGCGAGCGCGTCATCATCGCGGCACACGGTAACTCCCTGCGCGCACTGGTTAAATATCTCGACAACCTGAGCGAAGATGAAATTCTGGAACTGAACATCCCTACCGGTGTTCCGCTGGTTTACGAATTTGACGAAAACTACAAACCAATCAAACGTTACTATCTGGGTAACGCCGACGAAATCGCAGCGAAAGCAGCGGCCGTGGCAAACCAGGGTAAAGCGAAGTAA
- a CDS encoding GNAT family N-acetyltransferase: MPVRLASPDEAEILWEIRNQAIRHGCKNTYDAQIVMAWTPEQMPAGYRKAIAENPFFVAQVQGLDTPVATGFLDLKNGSVEAIFTLPEFEGKGLATQILAALKAEAKLRGFTALTLASTPNAFEFYKRNGFSLVKESLYRSEMANADLRCMNMHCEL; this comes from the coding sequence ATGCCCGTCAGACTCGCCTCACCCGATGAAGCAGAAATACTCTGGGAAATCCGTAATCAGGCTATCCGCCACGGGTGTAAAAACACTTACGATGCGCAGATTGTGATGGCATGGACGCCCGAACAGATGCCTGCCGGATACCGCAAGGCCATAGCAGAGAATCCTTTTTTTGTCGCACAAGTGCAGGGGCTGGACACGCCAGTGGCAACAGGATTTCTGGATCTCAAAAATGGCAGTGTGGAAGCAATTTTTACGTTGCCAGAATTCGAAGGAAAAGGTCTCGCTACCCAAATTCTTGCTGCCCTAAAAGCAGAAGCGAAATTACGGGGATTCACGGCGCTTACGCTGGCCTCCACGCCGAATGCCTTTGAGTTTTATAAGAGGAACGGTTTCAGTCTGGTAAAAGAGAGTCTTTACCGCTCTGAGATGGCGAATGCTGATTTGCGTTGTATGAATATGCACTGCGAATTGTAA
- the aroG gene encoding 3-deoxy-7-phosphoheptulonate synthase AroG: MNYQNDDLRIKEIKELLPPVALLEKFPATDKAAKTVSQARNAIHKILKGNDDRLLVVIGPCSINDPKAAKEYASRLLKMREELQGELEVVMRVYFEKPRTTVGWKGLINDPHMNNSYQINDGLRIARKLLLDINDSGLPAAGEFLDMITPQYLADLMSWGAIGARTTESQVHRELSSGLSCPVGFKNGTDGTIKVAIDAINAAGAPHCFLSVTKWGHSAIVNTSGNNDCHIILRGGKKPNYSAQDVQEVKEGLKKGGLPARIMIDFSHANSSKQFKKQMEVCEDVCGQIAGGEQAVMGVMVESHLVEGNQSLDSGKPLVYGQSVTDACICWEDTEVLLRSLANAVKARRG, encoded by the coding sequence ATGAATTATCAAAACGACGATTTACGCATTAAAGAAATCAAAGAACTTTTACCTCCGGTTGCCCTGCTCGAAAAATTTCCCGCCACTGACAAAGCGGCAAAAACAGTTTCTCAGGCTCGCAATGCTATTCATAAAATCCTGAAAGGAAACGATGACCGTTTGCTGGTCGTCATCGGCCCTTGCTCGATTAACGATCCGAAAGCCGCGAAAGAATACGCTTCCCGTCTGCTGAAAATGCGTGAAGAACTGCAAGGCGAGCTGGAAGTGGTGATGCGTGTTTATTTCGAAAAACCGCGGACCACGGTGGGCTGGAAAGGGCTGATTAACGACCCGCACATGAACAACAGCTACCAGATTAACGACGGTTTGCGCATTGCCCGCAAACTGCTACTGGATATTAATGACTCCGGTTTGCCGGCTGCAGGCGAATTCCTCGACATGATCACGCCACAATATCTGGCGGATTTAATGAGCTGGGGGGCCATTGGTGCACGTACCACGGAATCTCAGGTTCACCGCGAGTTGTCTTCCGGCTTATCCTGCCCGGTTGGTTTCAAAAACGGGACCGACGGCACCATCAAAGTGGCGATCGACGCCATCAACGCGGCTGGCGCGCCGCACTGTTTCCTGTCTGTCACCAAATGGGGTCATTCCGCTATCGTTAATACCAGCGGGAATAATGACTGCCATATCATTCTGCGCGGCGGCAAAAAACCAAACTACAGCGCCCAGGATGTGCAGGAAGTGAAAGAAGGCCTGAAAAAAGGCGGCCTGCCAGCCCGTATCATGATCGACTTCAGCCACGCTAACAGCAGCAAGCAATTCAAAAAACAAATGGAAGTGTGCGAAGACGTTTGTGGGCAGATTGCTGGCGGTGAACAGGCGGTGATGGGGGTGATGGTCGAAAGTCATCTGGTGGAAGGCAATCAAAGCCTCGACAGCGGTAAACCGCTGGTTTATGGCCAAAGCGTGACCGATGCCTGTATCTGCTGGGAAGATACTGAAGTGCTGCTGCGCAGCCTGGCTAACGCTGTCAAAGCGCGCCGCGGTTAA
- a CDS encoding protein YbgS, giving the protein MKKLAIMLLTATMALTTGAAYAVGESSASDNNGQANQSGSPGSVQEIAPKSVNNDQINNTNQPANEVNTKTDAQTHPMSKDKQHEKTMCKDGRCPNQTPGTTPSKETGN; this is encoded by the coding sequence ATGAAAAAGCTCGCAATCATGTTACTGACCGCAACCATGGCGCTGACCACCGGTGCTGCTTACGCTGTCGGCGAATCTTCGGCCAGCGACAACAACGGCCAGGCAAATCAATCCGGCTCGCCGGGTTCAGTTCAGGAGATTGCGCCTAAAAGCGTGAACAACGATCAGATAAACAATACCAATCAGCCTGCGAATGAAGTCAATACCAAAACGGATGCACAAACCCATCCCATGAGCAAAGATAAGCAGCATGAGAAAACCATGTGCAAAGATGGCCGTTGCCCGAATCAGACCCCGGGCACAACACCGTCGAAAGAAACCGGTAACTGA
- the zitB gene encoding CDF family zinc transporter ZitB, with protein MSSSLLPQDKNSRRLLLAFLVTVIFMVAEVIGGLVSGSLALLADAGHMLTDAAALLVALLAVRFAKRKPNTRHTFGYLRLTTMAAFVNAAALLVIVVLIVWEAIARFFNPQPVMGTTMLVIAIAGLLANILAFWLLHQGQEKANINVRAAALHVLGDLLGSIGAVVAALIIMYTGWTPVDPILSVLVSCLVLNNAWRLLRESFHELLEGTPEEIDINQLRRDLSLSIPEVRNVHHVHVWQIGEQRLMTVHVQVVPPHDHDALLYRIQRHLLDKCRIGHATIQMEYGQCEAPDCEINEIPVASTGHDHHGHSHAHHHH; from the coding sequence ATGTCTTCTTCCCTGTTACCGCAGGACAAAAACAGTCGCCGTTTATTGCTGGCTTTCCTCGTTACTGTGATTTTCATGGTGGCCGAAGTGATTGGCGGGCTGGTTTCTGGCTCTCTGGCGCTTCTGGCCGATGCAGGGCACATGCTGACTGACGCCGCCGCGCTGCTTGTCGCTTTGCTTGCCGTGCGCTTTGCTAAACGTAAGCCGAATACCCGCCATACTTTTGGCTATTTGCGCCTGACCACCATGGCCGCCTTCGTGAATGCCGCCGCGCTGCTGGTGATTGTCGTTCTGATTGTCTGGGAAGCCATCGCGCGATTCTTTAATCCGCAGCCAGTGATGGGCACCACTATGCTGGTGATCGCCATCGCGGGCCTGCTCGCCAATATTCTGGCCTTCTGGCTGCTGCATCAGGGGCAGGAAAAAGCCAACATCAATGTACGTGCCGCTGCGCTGCACGTTTTGGGTGATTTACTGGGGTCGATTGGGGCGGTCGTTGCAGCGCTGATCATCATGTATACCGGCTGGACGCCTGTTGATCCGATTTTATCGGTGCTGGTTTCCTGTCTGGTGTTAAACAATGCCTGGCGGTTGCTGCGGGAAAGTTTCCATGAATTGCTGGAAGGTACGCCGGAAGAGATCGACATCAACCAACTGCGCCGGGATTTATCGCTGAGTATCCCGGAAGTGCGCAACGTGCATCACGTTCACGTCTGGCAGATTGGGGAACAGCGGCTGATGACCGTGCATGTGCAGGTGGTTCCTCCGCACGATCACGATGCGCTGCTGTACCGTATTCAGCGCCATTTGCTGGACAAATGCCGTATTGGGCATGCCACAATTCAGATGGAATATGGGCAGTGTGAGGCTCCGGATTGTGAGATCAATGAAATTCCGGTGGCCAGCACCGGGCATGATCATCATGGTCATAGCCATGCCCATCATCACCACTGA
- the pnuC gene encoding nicotinamide riboside transporter PnuC, whose amino-acid sequence MDFFSTSNILVHIPLGKGGYDLSWIEAVGTLFGLLCIWYASKEKLINYPFGLINVTLFAIIFFQIQLYASLLLQIFFFAANIYGWYAWSRQTADQEAELQIRWLPRGKALIWGVVCVAGILLMTFNIDRVFAALTLVAVNLMQALGLNVQMPELQPDAFPFWDSSMMVLSMVAMLLMTRKYVENWLLWVIIDVISVAIFAYQGVYAMALEYVLLTLIALNGSWLWIKSAKQNGSQPLQPA is encoded by the coding sequence ATGGATTTTTTCAGTACCAGCAATATTCTGGTTCATATTCCGCTTGGAAAGGGCGGGTATGATCTGTCGTGGATTGAAGCCGTTGGCACCCTTTTTGGATTGCTCTGCATCTGGTACGCCAGTAAAGAAAAGCTGATCAACTATCCGTTCGGCCTGATCAACGTGACATTGTTTGCGATCATCTTCTTCCAGATCCAGCTTTACGCCAGCCTGCTGCTGCAGATTTTCTTCTTTGCTGCGAATATCTACGGCTGGTATGCCTGGAGCCGTCAGACCGCCGATCAGGAGGCTGAACTGCAGATCCGCTGGTTGCCGCGTGGCAAAGCGCTGATATGGGGCGTTGTGTGCGTCGCAGGCATTCTGCTGATGACCTTCAACATTGACCGCGTTTTTGCCGCCCTGACGCTGGTGGCGGTAAATCTGATGCAGGCGCTGGGTCTGAATGTGCAGATGCCTGAACTGCAACCTGATGCCTTCCCGTTCTGGGATTCGTCAATGATGGTGTTGTCTATGGTGGCAATGCTGCTGATGACCCGAAAGTATGTCGAAAACTGGCTGCTGTGGGTGATCATTGATGTCATCAGCGTCGCGATTTTCGCTTATCAGGGCGTGTATGCGATGGCGCTCGAATACGTATTGCTGACGCTGATAGCCCTGAACGGTTCGTGGCTGTGGATCAAAAGTGCAAAGCAAAACGGTTCTCAGCCTTTGCAACCGGCCTGA
- the nadA gene encoding quinolinate synthase NadA, with protein sequence MSETLDLNATVYPFPPKPAVLTADEKTFYKEKIRKLLKERDAVMVAHYYTDPEIQALAEETGGIVADSLEMARFGSQHPASTLLVAGVRFMGETAKILSPEKTVLMPTLNAECSLDLGCPEQAFSDFCDQHPDRTVVVYANTSAAVKARADWVVTSSIAVELIEHLDSLGEKIIWAPDRHLGNYVRKQTGADVLCWQGACIVHDEFKTQALTRMKGLYPNAAVLVHPESPQAIVDMADAVGSTSQLIQAAKTLPQKQLIVATDRGIFYKMQQACPDKELFEAPTAGEGASCRTCAHCPWMAMNGLKAIAEGLEYGGTEHAIEVDEALRVKSLIPLNRMLDFAAQLKLRTLAKAL encoded by the coding sequence ATGAGCGAAACATTGGATCTGAATGCGACGGTTTATCCTTTCCCTCCGAAACCCGCCGTGCTGACTGCAGATGAAAAAACTTTCTATAAAGAGAAGATCAGAAAACTGCTGAAGGAACGTGATGCTGTGATGGTGGCGCACTATTACACCGATCCTGAAATTCAGGCGCTCGCTGAAGAAACCGGTGGTATTGTCGCGGACTCTTTGGAGATGGCGCGCTTTGGCAGCCAGCACCCCGCATCAACCCTGCTCGTCGCGGGTGTGCGCTTCATGGGAGAAACGGCCAAAATCCTCAGCCCGGAAAAAACCGTGCTGATGCCAACGCTCAATGCTGAATGTTCTTTGGATCTGGGCTGCCCTGAACAGGCGTTCTCAGATTTTTGCGACCAGCACCCTGACCGCACCGTGGTGGTCTACGCTAATACTTCCGCTGCAGTAAAAGCCAGAGCAGACTGGGTCGTGACCTCGAGCATTGCGGTTGAGCTGATTGAACATCTTGATAGTCTGGGCGAAAAAATAATCTGGGCGCCCGATCGTCACCTCGGAAATTACGTCCGTAAGCAGACGGGGGCAGATGTATTGTGCTGGCAGGGGGCCTGTATCGTCCATGACGAGTTTAAAACGCAGGCCCTGACCCGAATGAAAGGTTTGTACCCGAACGCCGCTGTTCTGGTGCACCCTGAGTCTCCTCAGGCGATTGTTGATATGGCTGATGCGGTCGGTTCTACCAGTCAGCTTATTCAGGCGGCAAAAACGTTACCTCAGAAGCAGCTGATCGTTGCCACTGACCGCGGTATTTTTTACAAAATGCAGCAGGCATGTCCGGACAAAGAATTGTTTGAAGCGCCGACGGCAGGCGAGGGCGCAAGTTGTCGTACCTGCGCGCATTGTCCGTGGATGGCGATGAACGGCCTGAAGGCGATTGCAGAAGGTCTGGAATACGGCGGCACGGAACATGCTATCGAGGTGGACGAGGCGCTGCGAGTGAAGTCATTGATCCCACTGAATCGCATGCTGGATTTCGCCGCACAACTGAAATTACGGACTCTGGCTAAAGCGCTGTAA
- the cpoB gene encoding cell division protein CpoB: MSSNFRTHLLSLSLLVGVAVPWAATAQAPISNVGSGSIEDRVTSLERISNAHSQLLTQLQQQLSDTQRDMDTLRGQIQENQYQLSQLGDRQKQIFNQLDSLSQGSAGAASTGAAAATGDAATTPDAGAAQAPASTGDVNSDYNAAVSLALEKKQYDEAIAAFQSFVKKYPDSTYQPNANYWLGQLYYNKGKKDDAAYYFAVVVKNYPKSPKSSDAMFKVGVIMQEKGQADKAKAVFAQVVKQYPNTDAAKQAQKRLSAK; this comes from the coding sequence ATGAGCAGTAACTTCAGAACTCACCTGTTGAGTCTGTCGTTACTGGTTGGCGTAGCGGTCCCATGGGCCGCTACTGCCCAAGCGCCAATCAGTAATGTCGGCTCAGGCTCGATTGAAGATCGGGTCACCTCTCTGGAGCGTATTTCTAACGCTCACAGCCAGCTATTAACTCAACTCCAGCAACAACTTTCTGATACTCAACGTGATATGGATACTCTTCGTGGTCAAATCCAGGAGAATCAATATCAGCTGAGTCAGCTTGGTGATCGCCAGAAGCAGATTTTTAATCAACTGGACAGCTTAAGCCAGGGTTCTGCCGGAGCCGCCAGCACGGGTGCTGCAGCGGCCACAGGTGATGCTGCCACAACACCTGACGCGGGTGCAGCACAAGCTCCGGCAAGCACCGGTGACGTGAACAGCGACTACAATGCTGCGGTTTCACTGGCGCTGGAAAAGAAACAGTATGATGAAGCCATTGCGGCTTTTCAGAGTTTCGTAAAAAAATATCCTGATTCAACTTATCAGCCTAACGCCAATTACTGGTTAGGACAGTTGTATTACAACAAGGGTAAAAAAGACGACGCTGCGTATTATTTTGCAGTTGTGGTCAAAAACTACCCTAAGTCTCCAAAAAGTTCTGACGCAATGTTCAAGGTTGGGGTGATCATGCAGGAGAAAGGGCAGGCTGATAAAGCCAAAGCCGTCTTCGCACAGGTCGTGAAACAGTACCCAAATACCGATGCGGCAAAACAAGCTCAAAAACGTTTATCTGCAAAATAG
- the pal gene encoding peptidoglycan-associated lipoprotein Pal, whose protein sequence is MQLNKVLKGLMLALPVLAVAACSSHKNADNDQSNGMGLNSGAGTENANMSSEEQARLQMQELQKNNIVYFGLDKYDVSSEFAQMLDAHAAFLRSNPSYKVTVEGHADERGTPEYNIALGERRATAVKMYLQGKGVSADQISIVSYGKEKPAVLGHDEAAYAKNRRAVLVY, encoded by the coding sequence ATGCAACTGAACAAAGTGCTGAAAGGGCTGATGCTGGCGTTGCCTGTACTGGCAGTAGCTGCTTGTAGTTCTCACAAGAACGCAGACAACGACCAATCTAATGGTATGGGTCTGAACTCTGGCGCAGGCACTGAAAACGCTAACATGTCTTCAGAAGAGCAAGCTCGTCTGCAGATGCAAGAACTGCAGAAAAACAACATCGTTTACTTTGGCCTGGACAAATACGATGTGTCTTCTGAATTCGCTCAGATGTTGGACGCGCACGCTGCTTTCCTGCGTAGCAACCCGTCTTACAAAGTGACTGTAGAAGGTCATGCTGACGAACGTGGTACTCCAGAGTACAACATCGCCCTGGGCGAACGTCGTGCTACTGCTGTTAAAATGTACCTGCAAGGCAAAGGCGTTTCTGCTGACCAAATCTCTATCGTTTCTTACGGTAAAGAAAAACCAGCTGTACTGGGCCATGACGAAGCGGCATACGCTAAAAACCGTCGTGCCGTACTGGTATACTAA
- the tolB gene encoding Tol-Pal system beta propeller repeat protein TolB — protein MKQAFRVAFGLLMMWASVVHAEVRIEITQGVDTARPIGVVPFKWAGPGTPPEDVGGIVAADLRNSGKFNPIDASRMPQQPTSAAEVTPAAWTALGIDAVVIGQVQPAADGSYVVSYQLVDTSGAPGTVLAQNQYKVTKQWLRYSAHTASDEVFEKLTGIKGAFRTRIAYIVQTNGGKFPYELRVADYDGYNQFVVHRSPEPLMSPAWSPDGSKLAYVTFESGRSALVVQTLANGAIKQIASFPRHNGAPAFSPDGSKLAFALSKDGSLNLYVMNLSSGQISQVTNGRSNNTEPTWFPDSQNLAFTSDQGGRPQVYKVNVNGGAPQRLTWEGSQNQDSDVSTDGKFLVMVSSASGTQHIAKLDLATGAVQTLTDTFLDETPSLAPNGTMVIYSSSQGLGSVLQLVSTDGRFKARLPATDGQVKFPAWSPYL, from the coding sequence ATGAAGCAGGCATTTCGAGTAGCGTTCGGCCTTTTGATGATGTGGGCATCTGTGGTTCATGCAGAAGTTCGCATTGAAATTACCCAAGGGGTAGATACAGCTCGTCCGATTGGCGTTGTGCCATTCAAATGGGCTGGCCCGGGTACACCACCTGAAGATGTGGGTGGTATTGTTGCTGCTGACTTACGTAACAGCGGCAAATTTAATCCTATTGATGCATCACGTATGCCTCAGCAGCCAACCTCTGCCGCAGAAGTCACCCCTGCTGCCTGGACCGCGCTGGGTATTGATGCTGTTGTTATCGGTCAGGTTCAGCCTGCCGCCGATGGCAGCTATGTGGTGTCTTACCAACTGGTGGATACCTCTGGCGCACCCGGTACCGTGCTGGCGCAAAACCAGTACAAAGTGACCAAACAATGGTTACGTTATTCCGCTCATACCGCCAGCGATGAAGTGTTTGAAAAGCTGACCGGTATTAAAGGCGCATTCCGTACCCGTATCGCTTATATCGTGCAGACCAACGGCGGGAAATTCCCGTATGAGCTGCGTGTAGCGGATTACGATGGTTATAACCAGTTCGTGGTTCACCGTTCACCTGAGCCTCTGATGTCCCCGGCCTGGTCTCCGGACGGCAGCAAACTGGCTTACGTGACATTTGAAAGCGGCCGCTCAGCCTTGGTGGTACAGACGCTGGCAAACGGTGCAATCAAGCAGATTGCTTCTTTCCCTCGTCATAACGGTGCCCCTGCTTTCTCTCCGGATGGCAGCAAACTGGCCTTCGCGCTGTCTAAAGACGGTAGCCTGAACTTGTATGTAATGAATCTGTCTTCTGGTCAGATTAGCCAGGTGACAAACGGACGTAGCAACAACACTGAACCAACCTGGTTCCCGGACAGTCAGAATCTGGCGTTCACGTCGGATCAGGGCGGTCGTCCGCAGGTTTATAAAGTCAACGTTAATGGCGGTGCGCCTCAGCGACTGACCTGGGAAGGCTCGCAGAATCAGGACTCTGACGTAAGTACAGATGGTAAGTTCCTGGTTATGGTGAGCAGCGCCAGCGGTACACAGCACATCGCTAAACTGGATCTGGCAACGGGAGCCGTTCAAACATTGACGGACACGTTCCTGGATGAAACGCCTAGCCTCGCACCCAATGGCACCATGGTAATTTACAGCTCCTCTCAGGGACTGGGTTCCGTATTGCAGTTGGTATCGACTGATGGGCGTTTCAAAGCGCGTCTTCCGGCAACTGATGGACAGGTCAAATTTCCTGCCTGGTCGCCGTATCTGTAA